The Tursiops truncatus isolate mTurTru1 chromosome 6, mTurTru1.mat.Y, whole genome shotgun sequence genome includes a window with the following:
- the OR2K2 gene encoding LOW QUALITY PROTEIN: olfactory receptor 2K2 (The sequence of the model RefSeq protein was modified relative to this genomic sequence to represent the inferred CDS: inserted 3 bases in 2 codons; deleted 2 bases in 1 codon; substituted 1 base at 1 genomic stop codon), translating to MQGENLTSWRFFFLEGFSRYPKLEIVLFVFSLVMCLITLLGNSTLILITVLDSCLQTPMYLFLGNLSFMDICYTSASVPTLLVNLLSSQKTIIFSGCAVQMYLSLALGSEQCLLLAVMAYDYYVAICKPLRYPIIMNRQVCVQMATVSWVMGSLIALLETSFALQIPLXGNFIHHFKCEILAVLKLACTRSLVMDTIMLVVSVLLLPVPMLLICISYVVILSTILRISSAEGRNKALSTWGAHSTVVFLYYGASLSMYLKPSSSGSQEIDKIISLLYGVLTPTLNPITYSLXNKEVKDAVKKXLGQIYLQQIQENL from the exons ATGCAAGGTGAAAATCTCACCAGTTGgaggttttttttcctggaaggttTTTCTAGATACCCAAAGTTAGAGATTGTTCTCTTCGTCTTCAGCCTTGTAATGTGTCTGATAACCCTCTTGGGCAACAGCACTCTTATTTTAATCACTGTCCTAGATTCATGCCTTCAAACTCCCATGTACTTGTTCCTTGGAAATCTCTCTTTCATGGATATTTGTTACACATCTGCTTCTGTTCCCACTTTGCTGGTGAACTTGCTGTCATCCCAGAAAACCATCATCTTTTCTGGGTGTGCTGTACAGATGTATCTGTCCCTTGCTCTGGGCTCC GAGCAATGCCTGCTCCTGGCTGTGATGGCGTATGACTATTACGTGGCCATTTGCAAGCCGCTGAGATACCCCATCATCATGAACAGGCAGGTCTGTGTGCAGATGGCCACTGTCTCCTGGGTGATGGGCTCTCTGATAGCCCTGCTGGAAACCAGCTTCGCCCTGCAGATACCCCT TGGGAATTTCATCCATCACTTCAAGTGTGAAATTCTGGCAGTGCTGAAGCTAGCTTGTACAAGGTCATTGGTCATGGACACGATCATGCTGGTGGTCAGCGTGCTCCTTCTGCCTGTTCCAATGCTCTTAATTTGCATCTCTTATGTCGTCATCCTTTCCACTATTCTGAGAATCAGCTCAGCAGAGGGAAGAAACAAAGCTCTTTCTACCTGGGGTGCTCACTCAACTGTGGTATTCTTGTATTATGGGGCTTCACTCTCCATGTACCTAAAGCCTTCTTCGTCAGGCTCACAAGAAATAGATAAAATCATCTCGTTGCTTTATGGAGTTCTTACACCTACGCTGAACCCCATAACTTACAGTTTATGAAACAAGGAAGTCAAAGATGCTGTGAAAA TGCTGGGCCAAATATACTTGCAGCAAATACAGGAAAATCTCTGA